The Malus domestica chromosome 13, GDT2T_hap1 genome includes a window with the following:
- the LOC114822965 gene encoding L10-interacting MYB domain-containing protein-like, translated as MDMQILELTERKQLKNKWDALKNEWKLWKELVGKEIGLGWNSSKGTVDASREWWNNKILINKEYGELQKKGISPQMEDKLDSMFLSTVATGEHAWAPSSGVLPPESREEAIGQIDSDDEEETETMQDLRQASRKGKKRAANQGELRKKKVDKKGKKIGGAAKLCGQIDRLVEAYETRSSTDSLMRSLHIGSSIPEVLAIVAQLPGCEPPSELWLLATCLFCSADK; from the exons ATGGATATGCAAATATTAGAGCTAACTGAAAGAAAGCAACTGAAAAATAAGTGGGATGCACTTAAAAATGAGTGGAAGTTGTGGAAAGAGCTAGTGGGTAAAGAAATTGGCCTAGGGTGGAATTCGAGCAAGGGTACCGTTGATGCCTCTAGGGAGTGGTGGAATAATAAAATTCTG ATAAACAAAGAATATGGAGAATTGCAAAAAAAAGGCATTAGTCCTCAAATGGAGGACAAGTTAGATAGTATGTTCTTAAGTACAGTTGCTACCGGTGAACATGCATGGGCACCTTCATCTGGAGTACTACCACCAGAGTCAAGAGAGGAAGCTATAGGACAAATTGATTCAGATGATGAGGAAGAAACTGAGACTATGCAGGATCTAAGGCAAGCTAgtaggaagggaaaaaaaagagcGGCTAACCAAGGAGAATTGCGAAAGAAGAAGGTTGataagaaagggaaaaaaattggagGTGCTGCAAAACTTTGTGGTCAAATTGACCGTCTTGTTGAAGCTTATGAAACTAGGAGTTCTACAGACTCATTGATGAGGTCGTTGCATATAGGTAGTAGTATTCCGGAAGTATTAGCGATTGTTGCACAATTGCCTGGCTGTGAGCCACCTAGCGAGTTATGGTTGTTGGCTACGTGTTTATTTTGTTCTGCAGATAAGTGA